In a single window of the Pseudogemmatithrix spongiicola genome:
- a CDS encoding ABC-F family ATP-binding cassette domain-containing protein, which translates to MTLISLSGVGISFGATELLKNVTFTVAARDRWGIIGRNGAGKTSLFRIMTGEMPPTVGNVARQPGLRHALLDQHRAFEGATTVWEAGAAAWKDVIALEKSIAEQAMQLGEMGEKVTEEFLEKFGRDQERFADLGGYTYHARVDAVLQGLGFDAEESKTRLVSSLSGGERGRVGLAAQLIAPADLLLLDEPTNHLDLDTTTWLQDWLREADETVIVVSHDRAFLDAICTHILHVEGRTSEWYKGNYSQFVPQRAERRLTRERELQKQIAYVKKEEEYIRRNLAGVNSFQAKGKRKRLERLPRLAPPPGDPAAMSLHFEPNERGGDQVIAIKDLRVEVPPDRVLVDGFTAVLRRNDFVALVGPNGAGKSTFIRTILGDLAPAGGESRIGSSITPAWFRQDLSDLPLRKSLMDAILDQRPLWSRGAVQNHLGAFGFSGDEVFREIGTLSGGERARMAMALITLSHANLLVFDEPTNHLDVENIEALEDALDEYEGTVLLVSHDRAFLREVATRVWAFEGSRLVDFDGSFVEWEESKLSKAQLAAKQEAAANEARKQAEKEKAKQNANKQADQHATQRAKKQAAAYAEAAVQRWEKRVNEIEVQLEDTDLYDGSPEGAQKAARLDQELAKARKELDAAMAAWAEAAD; encoded by the coding sequence GTGACCCTCATTTCGCTGTCCGGCGTCGGCATCTCGTTCGGCGCCACGGAACTCCTCAAGAACGTCACCTTCACGGTCGCCGCACGGGACCGCTGGGGCATCATCGGGCGCAACGGCGCCGGCAAGACGTCGCTCTTCCGCATCATGACCGGCGAAATGCCGCCGACGGTGGGCAACGTCGCGCGGCAGCCGGGCCTGCGCCACGCGCTGCTCGATCAACATCGTGCCTTTGAGGGCGCGACGACGGTGTGGGAAGCCGGTGCCGCCGCCTGGAAGGACGTCATCGCGCTCGAGAAGAGCATCGCCGAGCAAGCCATGCAGCTCGGCGAGATGGGCGAGAAGGTCACCGAAGAATTCCTCGAGAAGTTCGGCCGCGACCAAGAGCGCTTCGCCGACTTGGGCGGCTACACGTACCACGCCCGCGTGGACGCCGTGCTGCAGGGCCTCGGCTTCGACGCCGAGGAGTCCAAGACGCGCCTGGTCTCGTCGCTATCGGGCGGTGAGCGCGGTCGCGTGGGCCTCGCCGCGCAGCTCATCGCGCCCGCCGACCTGCTGCTGCTCGACGAACCGACCAACCATCTCGACCTCGATACCACCACGTGGCTGCAGGACTGGCTTCGCGAGGCGGACGAGACGGTCATCGTCGTCTCCCACGACCGCGCCTTCCTCGACGCCATCTGCACGCACATCCTGCACGTCGAAGGCCGCACCAGCGAGTGGTACAAGGGCAACTACAGCCAGTTCGTGCCGCAGCGCGCCGAGCGCCGGCTCACGCGCGAACGCGAGCTGCAGAAGCAGATCGCGTACGTGAAGAAGGAGGAGGAGTACATCCGCCGGAACCTCGCCGGCGTGAACTCCTTCCAGGCCAAGGGCAAGCGCAAGCGCCTCGAGCGCTTGCCGCGCCTCGCCCCGCCGCCGGGCGATCCCGCGGCGATGTCGCTGCACTTCGAGCCCAACGAGCGCGGCGGCGACCAAGTCATCGCCATCAAGGACCTTCGCGTCGAAGTCCCACCAGACCGCGTGCTCGTGGACGGCTTCACTGCGGTGCTCCGCCGCAACGATTTCGTCGCGCTCGTCGGCCCCAACGGCGCCGGCAAGTCCACGTTCATCCGCACCATCCTCGGCGACCTCGCGCCCGCCGGCGGCGAGTCGAGGATCGGCAGCTCCATCACGCCGGCTTGGTTCCGCCAGGACCTCTCCGACCTTCCGCTGCGCAAGTCGCTGATGGATGCCATCCTCGACCAGCGTCCCCTTTGGTCGCGTGGCGCCGTCCAGAACCACCTTGGCGCGTTTGGCTTCAGCGGGGACGAAGTGTTCCGCGAGATCGGCACGCTCTCCGGTGGCGAGCGCGCGCGCATGGCGATGGCGCTGATCACGCTCTCGCACGCCAACCTCCTCGTCTTCGACGAACCGACCAATCACCTCGACGTCGAGAACATCGAAGCCTTGGAAGACGCGCTCGACGAGTACGAGGGCACGGTGCTGCTCGTCAGCCACGACCGCGCGTTCCTCCGCGAGGTGGCGACGCGCGTGTGGGCCTTCGAAGGCAGCCGCCTCGTGGACTTCGACGGCAGCTTCGTCGAGTGGGAGGAATCCAAGCTCAGCAAGGCGCAGCTCGCGGCGAAGCAGGAGGCTGCCGCGAATGAGGCGCGGAAGCAGGCCGAGAAGGAGAAGGCCAAGCAGAACGCGAACAAGCAGGCCGACCAGCACGCGACGCAGCGGGCCAAGAAGCAGGCCGCCGCGTACGCCGAGGCGGCGGTGCAGCGCTGGGAGAAGCGCGTGAACGAGATCGAGGTGCAGCTCGAGGACACCGATCTCTACGACGGCTCGCCGGAGGGTGCGCAGAAAGCCGCGCGCCTCGACCAGGAACTGGCCAAGGCGCGGAAGGAACTGGATGCCGCGATGGCGGCGTGGGCGGAGGCGGCGGACTGA
- a CDS encoding acyl-CoA thioesterase, giving the protein MPLPFRVQQRVRWSDCDPLGIIWYGSYLKYFEAAEHDMMRASGLPFETLRLERGVQIPRKAFQVEFHSPAQMDELLDVECGVAKIGQTSLTFRFEAYRASDRAHRASATLTVVSVVKETMQKRPIPDWMREALHPFVIK; this is encoded by the coding sequence GTGACTGCGACCCGCTGGGCATCATCTGGTACGGCTCGTATCTCAAGTACTTCGAGGCGGCCGAGCACGACATGATGCGGGCGAGCGGCCTGCCGTTCGAGACGTTGCGGCTGGAGCGTGGCGTGCAGATCCCGCGCAAGGCGTTCCAGGTGGAGTTCCATTCGCCGGCGCAGATGGACGAGTTGCTCGACGTGGAGTGCGGCGTGGCGAAGATCGGGCAGACGTCGCTGACGTTCCGGTTCGAGGCCTACCGTGCCAGCGATCGCGCCCATCGCGCGAGTGCGACCCTGACGGTGGTCAGCGTGGTGAAGGAGACGATGCAGAAGCGGCCGATTCCCGACTGGATGCGGGAGGCACTGCATCCCTTCGTGATCAAGTGA
- a CDS encoding 4-hydroxy-3-methylbut-2-enyl diphosphate reductase translates to MASESTYVRKGFGLKAEVQNTLTADYDGKLVDLLLAREYTLTAGDVTIRLAKEFGFCYGVERAVEYAYQTRLKFPDKKIYLAGEIIHNPHVNAKLKEMGIVFLKPSDKGFDYTGVEPGDVVILPAFGVTIHDFETLRAIGCVMVDTTCGSVLNVWKRVDAYAKDGFTSLIHGKYYHEETRATASQVEKYAGGTYIVVRNMAEAEDVMAYIAGTFPGGREAFLAKYAHAASPGFDPDVHLKRIGVANQTTMLARESLAIGEAVGQTMERVHGAEYRAQNFRTFDTICSATQDRQDAVNALLTEPLDVMLVIGGYNSSNTISLAALCAEKVRTYHVEDANCIDPEQGTIRHRDLATGKEVSESGWLPASGPLRVGLTAGASTPNNKIGEAVTRVLQTRGVDPASVA, encoded by the coding sequence ATGGCTTCCGAGTCCACGTACGTCCGCAAGGGCTTCGGCCTGAAGGCCGAGGTCCAGAACACCCTGACCGCCGATTACGACGGCAAGCTGGTCGACCTGCTGCTGGCCCGTGAGTACACGCTCACGGCCGGGGATGTCACCATCCGCCTCGCCAAGGAGTTCGGCTTTTGCTACGGCGTGGAGCGGGCCGTCGAGTACGCGTACCAGACGCGGCTCAAGTTCCCGGACAAGAAGATCTACCTCGCCGGCGAGATCATCCACAACCCGCACGTGAACGCGAAGCTGAAGGAAATGGGCATCGTGTTCCTGAAGCCCAGCGACAAGGGCTTCGACTACACGGGCGTCGAGCCGGGCGACGTGGTGATCCTGCCGGCCTTCGGCGTGACCATCCACGACTTCGAGACGCTGCGCGCGATCGGCTGCGTCATGGTCGACACGACCTGCGGCTCGGTGCTCAACGTCTGGAAGCGCGTGGATGCTTACGCGAAGGACGGCTTCACCTCGCTGATCCACGGCAAGTACTACCACGAGGAGACGCGGGCGACGGCGTCGCAGGTGGAGAAGTACGCCGGGGGCACGTACATCGTGGTGCGCAACATGGCGGAGGCCGAGGACGTGATGGCGTACATCGCCGGCACGTTCCCGGGCGGCCGCGAGGCGTTCCTGGCCAAGTACGCGCATGCGGCGAGCCCTGGCTTCGATCCCGACGTGCACTTGAAGCGGATCGGCGTGGCGAACCAGACGACCATGCTGGCGCGCGAGTCGCTGGCGATCGGCGAGGCCGTGGGCCAGACGATGGAGCGTGTGCACGGCGCCGAGTATCGCGCGCAGAACTTCCGCACCTTCGACACCATCTGCTCCGCCACGCAGGACCGGCAGGACGCCGTGAACGCGCTGCTCACGGAGCCGCTGGACGTGATGCTGGTGATCGGCGGCTACAACTCCTCGAACACGATCTCGCTCGCCGCGCTCTGTGCGGAGAAGGTGCGCACGTATCACGTCGAGGACGCGAACTGCATCGACCCCGAGCAGGGGACGATCCGCCACCGCGATCTCGCGACGGGCAAGGAAGTGTCGGAGAGCGGCTGGCTGCCGGCGTCCGGTCCGCTCCGCGTCGGGCTCACGGCCGGCGCGAGCACGCCGAACAACAAGATCGGCGAGGCCGTGACGCGCGTGCTGCAGACGCGCGGCGTGGATCCGGCTAGCGTCGCCTGA
- a CDS encoding DUF4199 domain-containing protein, which yields MRKIVLTFGLIAGAVMSGMMVLSLPFHDQLGSGAGMAVGYASMVLASLMIYFGVRQFRDTERGGEIRFGEALKVGLLISLIAVACYVVAWEIAFTNFVPDFGERYMAEMLERARQAGATAEQLATQEAEQLKFWEMYKNNTLARMGFTALEPLPVVVVFSLASAGLLRKRAG from the coding sequence ATGCGGAAGATCGTCCTGACCTTTGGCCTCATCGCCGGCGCCGTGATGTCCGGCATGATGGTCCTCTCGCTGCCGTTTCATGACCAACTCGGCAGTGGTGCCGGCATGGCCGTCGGGTATGCGTCGATGGTCTTGGCATCACTGATGATCTACTTCGGCGTCCGGCAATTCCGGGATACTGAACGGGGCGGCGAGATCCGCTTTGGCGAGGCGCTCAAGGTCGGGCTGCTGATCTCGCTGATTGCGGTCGCCTGCTACGTGGTGGCCTGGGAAATCGCCTTCACGAACTTCGTGCCCGACTTCGGCGAGCGGTACATGGCCGAGATGCTGGAGCGCGCGCGCCAGGCGGGAGCCACTGCGGAACAGCTGGCGACGCAGGAGGCCGAGCAACTGAAGTTCTGGGAGATGTACAAGAACAACACCCTCGCGCGCATGGGCTTCACGGCGCTGGAGCCGCTGCCGGTGGTGGTCGTGTTCAGCCTGGCGTCGGCGGGGTTGCTGCGGAAGCGGGCGGGGTGA
- a CDS encoding class I SAM-dependent methyltransferase — protein sequence MTPLPPRDRPEADDARGHFAHLFSGHAATYAAFRPTYPTALYDWLAGVVRGHRQAWDVGTGNGQVAMALAARFERVMATDPSAAQLAAAPPHERVSYRETTYDSALPDGSVDLVTVGQALHWFALSPFFTEVRRVLAPGGVFAAFAYVHSRVTPEVDAVTMYYHDVTCAAHWAPEHHLIREGYRSMPLPIDEVQVPPFEIRSAMAVEQYLGFHRSWSATQRLLQAGGEADVLRFEAAVRDAWGAVGARDVVWPMFVRAGTLR from the coding sequence GTGACGCCGCTGCCGCCACGCGATCGCCCCGAAGCGGACGACGCACGCGGACACTTCGCGCACCTCTTCAGCGGCCACGCGGCAACCTACGCGGCGTTTCGCCCGACGTACCCGACGGCGCTGTACGACTGGCTCGCCGGTGTCGTGCGTGGGCATCGGCAGGCTTGGGACGTGGGCACGGGCAACGGGCAGGTGGCGATGGCGCTTGCGGCGCGCTTCGAGCGCGTGATGGCCACCGACCCGAGCGCCGCGCAGCTCGCCGCGGCGCCGCCGCACGAGCGCGTCAGCTACCGCGAAACCACGTACGACTCGGCGTTGCCCGATGGTTCCGTGGACCTCGTCACCGTCGGGCAAGCGCTGCATTGGTTCGCGTTGTCGCCGTTCTTCACCGAGGTGCGCCGCGTGCTGGCGCCGGGTGGGGTGTTCGCGGCGTTCGCCTACGTGCACAGTCGTGTCACGCCGGAGGTCGACGCGGTGACCATGTACTACCACGACGTGACCTGCGCGGCGCATTGGGCACCGGAGCATCACCTCATCCGCGAGGGCTACCGTTCGATGCCCCTGCCGATCGACGAGGTGCAGGTGCCGCCGTTCGAGATTCGCAGCGCGATGGCGGTGGAGCAGTATCTCGGGTTCCACCGCTCGTGGAGCGCCACGCAGCGCTTGCTGCAGGCGGGCGGCGAGGCGGACGTGCTCCGGTTCGAGGCGGCCGTGCGGGACGCCTGGGGCGCCGTCGGCGCGCGAGACGTGGTGTGGCCGATGTTCGTGCGAGCGGGAACGCTGCGATGA
- a CDS encoding response regulator transcription factor produces MMRKVLVYGLVAGLCTALLQLLEYKWLVMEHSFEIYGGLVAAIFAGLGIWLGLKLTRKQVEVREVLVPVGPDFVRDDAQVAALGLTPRELEILALMAEGLSNREIAERAFVSENTVKTHASRVLDKLGAARRTQAIQKARELRLVP; encoded by the coding sequence ATGATGCGCAAGGTGCTGGTGTATGGACTCGTAGCCGGTCTCTGCACCGCGCTGTTGCAGCTGCTGGAGTACAAGTGGCTCGTCATGGAGCATTCCTTCGAGATCTACGGCGGCCTTGTTGCGGCGATCTTCGCCGGGCTCGGCATCTGGCTTGGCCTCAAGCTCACGCGCAAGCAGGTCGAGGTCCGTGAGGTCTTGGTGCCCGTGGGCCCCGACTTCGTGCGCGATGACGCACAGGTGGCGGCGCTCGGCCTCACGCCGCGGGAGCTGGAGATCCTCGCGCTGATGGCCGAAGGGCTGAGCAATCGGGAGATCGCCGAGCGGGCCTTCGTGAGCGAGAACACGGTGAAGACGCATGCGAGCCGCGTACTCGACAAGCTCGGGGCGGCGCGGCGGACGCAGGCGATCCAGAAGGCACGGGAGCTTCGGCTGGTTCCCTGA
- the fahA gene encoding fumarylacetoacetase: MTHDPTIDPNLRSWVEAANAGGTDFPIQNLPLGCFIVVDGQAARSGVAIGDRVLDLRAARDAGLFDGLRTDVLEALDAESLTPLFATGRTGLAALRRRVSELLASSFAQQGRVADVLVPMAAVRMTMPAEVGDYTDFYASIDHATNVGSMFRPDNPLLPNYKHVPIGYHGRASSLVVSGTAVKRPHGQTSAKPEGPPSWGASARLDYELEVGAFIAGGNALGHAIPLGEAEQHLAGLVLVNDWSARDVQTWEYQPLGPFLAKNFATTLSPWVVTLDALAPFRVPARTREATDPAPLPYLLDAANERAGGFGITLEVWLQTAKMREAGDAPVRLSQGDFTRMYWTMAQMLAHHASNGCNMRPGDLFASGTVSGPTKDSRGCLLELTWRGTEPLALPNGETRTFLADGDEVIMRGWCERPGAVRIGFGECRGVVLPAV; encoded by the coding sequence ATGACGCACGACCCGACGATCGATCCCAACCTGCGCAGTTGGGTGGAAGCGGCCAACGCGGGCGGTACCGACTTCCCGATCCAGAACTTGCCGCTCGGCTGCTTCATCGTGGTGGACGGCCAGGCAGCGCGCAGCGGAGTGGCAATCGGCGACCGCGTCCTCGACCTGCGCGCCGCGCGGGACGCAGGGCTGTTCGACGGACTGCGGACCGATGTGCTCGAGGCGCTGGATGCGGAGTCGCTCACGCCGCTGTTCGCGACGGGGCGCACGGGCCTCGCCGCCCTCCGTCGGCGTGTGAGCGAGCTGCTGGCTTCGAGCTTCGCGCAGCAAGGCCGCGTGGCGGACGTGCTCGTCCCGATGGCGGCGGTGCGGATGACGATGCCGGCCGAGGTCGGGGACTACACGGACTTCTACGCGAGCATCGATCACGCGACGAACGTGGGCTCGATGTTCCGGCCGGACAATCCGCTGCTGCCGAACTACAAGCACGTGCCGATCGGCTACCATGGCCGGGCGAGTTCGCTGGTGGTGAGCGGCACGGCGGTGAAGCGGCCGCATGGACAGACGAGCGCGAAGCCCGAGGGTCCCCCGAGCTGGGGCGCGAGCGCGCGGCTGGACTACGAACTCGAGGTCGGGGCCTTCATCGCCGGCGGCAACGCGCTGGGCCACGCGATTCCGCTCGGCGAGGCCGAGCAGCATCTCGCGGGGCTGGTGTTGGTGAACGATTGGTCGGCGCGTGACGTGCAGACGTGGGAGTACCAACCGCTGGGACCGTTCCTCGCGAAGAACTTCGCGACGACGCTGAGCCCGTGGGTGGTGACGCTGGATGCCTTGGCGCCGTTCCGCGTGCCCGCCCGGACACGCGAGGCGACGGATCCGGCGCCGCTGCCCTACCTGCTCGACGCCGCGAACGAGCGCGCCGGCGGCTTCGGCATCACGCTCGAGGTCTGGCTGCAGACGGCGAAGATGCGGGAGGCGGGTGATGCACCGGTGCGCCTCTCGCAGGGCGACTTCACGCGCATGTATTGGACGATGGCGCAGATGCTCGCGCACCACGCGAGCAACGGCTGCAACATGCGCCCGGGCGACCTGTTCGCGAGCGGCACGGTGAGCGGTCCGACCAAGGACTCGCGCGGCTGCCTGCTCGAACTCACCTGGCGCGGCACGGAGCCGCTGGCGCTGCCCAACGGCGAGACGCGGACCTTCCTCGCCGATGGGGACGAGGTGATCATGCGCGGGTGGTGCGAGCGGCCGGGTGCCGTACGCATCGGGTTCGGCGAATGTCGAGGCGTGGTGCTGCCGGCGGTCTGA
- a CDS encoding acyl-CoA dehydrogenase family protein: MSTSKAPHLADPDKNPSFTRGVFQGEILEDLVFPFPEPSAEEKETLAQILDSFRGWAAETVDSAKMDHDGKFTPEVRQGMAELGLMGLNIPEEYGGFGASTMVFSRVFGEIGATDAALAVYFGAHQSIGIKGIILFGTEDQKQRWLPRCASGELIGAFCLTEPGSGSDAQAMLSTAVPSADGKSYTLNGTKIWISNAGYAGVMTVFAKVPVVVDGKEKQRVTAFIVDAKAPGVSLGKIEEKMGIKASDTRTVTFENVTVPAEDRLGDVGSGFKIALEILNSGRLGLAAGSSRGTREMLKMAIEYVKQREQFGRPIGNFEMIQRKVAIAAADCYAADAGWMLCAGMVDRGGVDFSLETAACKVYASELAWRSASDAMQMAGGIGYSKEYRYEQAVRDSRINMIFEGTNEILRALIALMGLQQPGEELKQVGKAFKNPLKNIGAISSYVTGRAKRTITKNKFTKVHEALADEADLVETAIHDLALAVEKALIEHGKDIIERQMLQERMANAAIDIYLGTAVLSRATTAIKKHGEAGAKDDLDAAKIFIAMAMRRARRAIRAIEKNQDDRLRALAKRAYDTGDLTVPTPTDT, from the coding sequence ATGAGCACCTCGAAAGCACCGCATCTCGCCGACCCCGACAAGAACCCTTCGTTCACGCGCGGCGTGTTCCAGGGCGAGATCCTCGAAGACCTCGTCTTCCCCTTCCCCGAGCCCTCGGCTGAGGAGAAGGAAACTCTCGCGCAGATCCTCGACAGCTTCCGCGGTTGGGCCGCGGAGACCGTCGACTCCGCGAAGATGGACCACGACGGCAAGTTCACGCCGGAAGTGCGGCAAGGCATGGCCGAGCTCGGCCTGATGGGGCTCAACATCCCCGAGGAGTACGGTGGCTTCGGCGCCAGCACGATGGTCTTCAGCCGCGTGTTCGGTGAGATCGGCGCGACCGACGCGGCGCTGGCCGTCTACTTCGGCGCGCACCAGAGCATCGGCATCAAGGGCATCATCCTCTTCGGCACGGAGGACCAGAAGCAGCGCTGGCTCCCGCGCTGCGCCAGCGGTGAGCTCATCGGCGCGTTCTGCCTGACCGAACCTGGCTCCGGATCCGACGCGCAGGCCATGCTCAGCACCGCCGTGCCCAGCGCCGACGGCAAGAGCTACACGCTCAACGGCACGAAGATCTGGATCTCCAACGCCGGTTACGCCGGCGTGATGACCGTCTTCGCCAAGGTGCCGGTGGTCGTCGACGGCAAGGAGAAGCAGCGCGTCACGGCGTTCATCGTCGACGCCAAGGCCCCCGGCGTCTCGCTCGGCAAGATCGAGGAGAAGATGGGCATCAAGGCCAGCGACACGCGCACGGTGACCTTCGAGAACGTGACGGTGCCCGCGGAGGATCGCCTCGGTGACGTCGGCAGCGGCTTCAAGATCGCCCTCGAGATCCTCAACTCCGGCCGCCTCGGCCTCGCCGCCGGGTCCTCGCGCGGCACGCGCGAGATGCTCAAGATGGCCATCGAGTACGTGAAGCAACGCGAGCAGTTCGGCCGCCCGATCGGCAACTTCGAGATGATCCAGCGCAAGGTCGCCATCGCCGCCGCGGACTGCTACGCGGCCGATGCCGGCTGGATGCTCTGCGCCGGCATGGTGGATCGCGGGGGCGTGGACTTCTCGCTCGAGACGGCCGCCTGCAAGGTCTACGCCTCCGAACTCGCCTGGCGCTCGGCCTCCGACGCCATGCAGATGGCGGGCGGCATCGGCTACTCGAAGGAGTACCGCTACGAGCAGGCCGTGCGCGATTCGCGCATCAACATGATCTTCGAAGGCACCAACGAGATCCTGCGCGCGCTCATCGCGCTCATGGGCCTCCAGCAGCCCGGCGAGGAGCTCAAGCAGGTCGGCAAGGCCTTCAAGAACCCGCTCAAGAACATCGGCGCCATCTCCAGCTACGTGACCGGCCGCGCCAAGCGCACCATCACGAAGAACAAGTTCACGAAGGTCCATGAGGCGCTGGCCGACGAAGCCGATCTCGTCGAGACGGCCATCCACGACCTCGCGCTGGCCGTCGAGAAGGCGCTCATCGAGCACGGCAAGGACATCATCGAGCGGCAGATGCTCCAGGAGCGCATGGCCAACGCAGCCATCGACATCTACCTCGGCACCGCCGTGCTCTCGCGCGCGACCACGGCCATCAAGAAGCACGGCGAAGCCGGCGCCAAGGACGACCTCGACGCCGCGAAGATCTTCATCGCGATGGCGATGCGCCGCGCGCGCCGCGCCATCCGCGCCATCGAGAAGAACCAGGATGACCGCCTGCGCGCACTCGCCAAGCGGGCGTACGACACCGGGGACCTCACCGTCCCCACTCCAACGGATACGTGA
- the sthA gene encoding Si-specific NAD(P)(+) transhydrogenase → MAEHYDLCVIGSGPAGEKGAAQAAYFGKSVCLIERAPKPGGAAVNTGTIPSKTLRETALYLSGLRQRGLYGVDYRVKSDITIGDFMHRERAVVEAAWETIDANLDRHKVTRIQGAAHFVDPYTVEVARYQQPQRRIRADVFLLATGSRPAHPPEIPFDGRIVVDSDDVLSLTQIPQRLIVIGGGVIGCEYASIFGALGVRVTLINSRERLLMQLDADLSDALRVELTRRMGVQVVLDTNVSAVTVEGDLATVTLSDGRALAADCVLYCAGREGNSEGLQLDNTGVKTNARGFVQVDSTFRSTTAHIFAAGDIVGFPALASTAMEQARVAMCHAFDLKYKMQMGAVLPYGVWTVPEIATVGMGEDEARAKGIAVEIGKASFRTNPRGLIIGDTEGFVKLVFTVDDRLVIGASVVGEGACELIHVPAAAIHFNATLDYFIDAVFNYPTLSDAFKYAAYDGLQRLQRRVSRSMEARARVT, encoded by the coding sequence ATGGCCGAGCACTACGACTTGTGCGTGATCGGGAGCGGACCCGCCGGCGAGAAGGGCGCCGCGCAGGCGGCCTACTTCGGCAAGTCCGTCTGCCTCATTGAACGCGCGCCGAAGCCCGGCGGTGCCGCGGTCAACACCGGGACCATCCCCTCCAAGACCCTCCGCGAGACCGCCCTCTACCTCAGCGGCCTCCGCCAACGCGGGCTCTACGGCGTGGATTACCGCGTGAAGAGCGACATCACGATCGGCGACTTCATGCACCGCGAGCGCGCCGTGGTGGAGGCCGCGTGGGAGACCATCGACGCCAACCTCGACCGCCACAAGGTCACCCGCATCCAGGGCGCGGCGCACTTCGTGGATCCCTACACCGTAGAGGTTGCGCGCTACCAGCAGCCGCAACGCCGCATCCGCGCCGACGTCTTCCTCCTCGCGACGGGCTCGCGGCCCGCGCACCCGCCGGAGATTCCCTTCGACGGCCGCATCGTCGTGGATTCCGACGACGTGCTTTCGCTCACGCAGATCCCGCAGCGGCTCATCGTCATCGGCGGCGGCGTCATCGGCTGCGAGTACGCCTCGATCTTCGGTGCCCTCGGCGTGCGCGTCACGCTCATCAACTCGCGCGAGCGCCTGCTCATGCAGCTCGACGCGGACCTCTCCGACGCGCTGCGCGTGGAGCTCACGCGCCGCATGGGCGTGCAGGTCGTGCTCGATACGAATGTCAGCGCGGTCACGGTCGAGGGCGACCTCGCCACGGTCACGCTCTCCGACGGCCGCGCCCTCGCCGCGGACTGCGTGCTCTACTGCGCCGGCCGCGAGGGCAACAGCGAGGGACTGCAGCTCGATAACACCGGCGTGAAGACCAACGCGCGGGGGTTCGTGCAGGTCGATTCCACCTTCCGCAGCACCACGGCGCACATCTTCGCCGCCGGCGACATCGTCGGCTTTCCCGCCCTCGCGAGCACGGCCATGGAACAGGCCCGCGTCGCGATGTGCCACGCCTTCGACCTCAAGTACAAGATGCAGATGGGCGCCGTGCTCCCCTACGGCGTGTGGACGGTGCCCGAGATCGCCACGGTCGGCATGGGCGAGGACGAAGCCCGCGCCAAGGGCATCGCCGTCGAGATCGGCAAGGCGTCATTCCGCACGAATCCCCGCGGCCTGATCATCGGCGACACCGAAGGGTTCGTGAAGTTGGTCTTCACGGTCGACGACCGACTCGTCATCGGCGCCAGCGTCGTCGGCGAAGGGGCCTGCGAGCTCATCCACGTCCCCGCCGCGGCGATCCACTTCAACGCGACGCTCGACTACTTCATCGACGCGGTGTTCAACTACCCGACGCTCAGCGACGCCTTCAAGTACGCCGCCTACGACGGGCTGCAGCGCCTGCAGCGGCGCGTCTCCCGCAGCATGGAAGCGCGCGCGCGCGTCACTTGA
- a CDS encoding TolB family protein, with amino-acid sequence MRGIGVVVSTMLLASALGAQGGTDIWVGELRGSGSALSLGDLRNVTRRAGYDNQPQFAPDGRSLLFTRIEADGRADSWRVTVDGRVVSQLTRTAVEQEYSPTPMPDGNGFSAIVVEADSTQRLWAYDWNGVPQRPIVPALRPVGYHVWVGLGNIGAFVLSQPTPRDANALVLMNPQTERVDTLARGIGRAFARVPGREAFTFVHFHGDTAVLGEVDVRTRGVRRVVVLPRGAEYHVWLSDGSALISGNGVLYRWAEGRLETFVDLRSRGIRDVSRLALSADGTHLAIVGADQ; translated from the coding sequence ATGCGGGGAATCGGTGTGGTGGTGTCGACGATGCTGCTGGCGAGCGCGCTCGGTGCGCAGGGCGGCACGGACATCTGGGTGGGCGAGCTGCGCGGCAGCGGTTCGGCCCTCTCGCTGGGCGACCTTCGCAACGTGACGCGGCGTGCCGGTTACGACAACCAGCCGCAGTTCGCGCCGGACGGCCGCTCGCTGCTGTTCACGCGCATCGAGGCGGACGGGCGAGCGGACTCGTGGCGCGTCACGGTCGATGGCCGCGTGGTCTCGCAGCTGACGCGGACGGCGGTCGAGCAGGAGTACTCCCCGACGCCGATGCCGGACGGCAACGGCTTCAGCGCGATCGTCGTCGAGGCTGATTCCACGCAGCGTCTCTGGGCATACGATTGGAACGGGGTGCCGCAGCGACCGATCGTGCCGGCGCTCAGGCCCGTGGGCTACCACGTGTGGGTGGGGCTTGGCAACATCGGCGCCTTCGTGCTCAGCCAGCCGACGCCACGCGATGCGAATGCGCTGGTGCTGATGAATCCGCAAACCGAGCGCGTGGACACGCTGGCCCGCGGCATCGGGCGCGCCTTTGCGCGCGTGCCCGGGCGCGAGGCGTTCACGTTCGTGCACTTCCACGGCGATACTGCGGTGCTGGGTGAGGTGGACGTGCGCACGCGCGGGGTGCGGCGCGTGGTCGTGCTGCCGCGGGGCGCGGAGTACCACGTGTGGTTGTCGGACGGGAGTGCGCTGATCAGCGGCAACGGCGTGCTGTATCGCTGGGCCGAGGGGCGCTTGGAGACCTTCGTGGATCTGCGCTCGCGCGGGATTCGCGATGTGTCGCGGCTCGCGCTGAGCGCGGACGGGACACATCTGGCGATCGTCGGGGCGGATCAATAG